Proteins from a single region of Streptomyces glaucescens:
- a CDS encoding NAD-dependent epimerase/dehydratase, protein MRVLLIGANGYIGRYVADRLLADPAVQLTALGRGDDADVRFDLASGSPGALTRFLDAVHPGVVINCAGATRGGARELTRHNTVAVATVCEALRRSGCGARLVQIGCAAEYGPSQPGSSTAEDAVPRPGGPYGVSKLAATELVLGSGLDAVVLRVFSPAGPGTPAGSPLGRLAEAMRRAMQSGDGELKLGGLGVQRDFVDVRDVARAVHAASLSAAQGVINIGSGRAVRLRDAAATLARVAGYSGALHELDGPPGPLRPGIGHPRPEVLGQHRPEVLGHHRAETLGHHRGDADHPPHPVPVAYPYPDGCGSWQQADVRTARDRLGWRPRINLEESLADIWMEAACRI, encoded by the coding sequence ATGAGGGTTCTGCTGATCGGAGCCAACGGCTACATCGGCCGCTACGTCGCCGACCGTCTGCTCGCCGACCCCGCCGTCCAGCTCACCGCCCTCGGCCGCGGCGACGACGCCGACGTCCGCTTCGACCTGGCGTCCGGCAGCCCCGGCGCGCTCACCCGCTTCCTCGACGCGGTCCACCCCGGCGTCGTGATCAACTGCGCCGGAGCCACCCGGGGCGGCGCCCGGGAACTCACCCGCCACAACACCGTCGCCGTCGCCACCGTCTGCGAGGCGCTGCGACGCAGCGGTTGCGGGGCCCGCCTGGTGCAGATCGGCTGCGCCGCCGAGTACGGGCCCAGCCAGCCCGGCTCCTCCACCGCCGAGGACGCGGTGCCGCGCCCCGGCGGTCCGTACGGCGTCAGCAAGCTCGCCGCCACCGAACTCGTCCTCGGCTCCGGCCTGGACGCGGTGGTGCTGCGGGTCTTCTCCCCGGCCGGTCCCGGCACCCCCGCCGGTTCGCCGCTCGGCCGTCTCGCCGAGGCGATGCGCCGGGCGATGCAGAGCGGTGACGGCGAACTCAAGCTCGGCGGTCTCGGCGTCCAGCGCGACTTCGTCGACGTCCGCGACGTGGCCCGAGCGGTGCACGCCGCCTCGCTCTCCGCCGCCCAGGGCGTCATCAACATCGGCTCCGGCCGCGCCGTACGGCTGCGGGACGCCGCCGCGACGCTCGCCCGCGTCGCCGGGTACAGCGGAGCCCTGCACGAACTCGACGGCCCACCCGGGCCGCTGCGCCCCGGCATCGGACACCCGCGCCCGGAAGTCCTCGGCCAGCACCGCCCCGAGGTCCTCGGCCACCACCGCGCGGAAACCCTCGGTCACCACCGGGGCGACGCGGACCACCCGCCGCACCCCGTCCCGGTCGCCTACCCGTACCCCGACGGCTGCGGCAGCTGGCAGCAGGCCGACGTCCGCACCGCCCGCGACCGGCTCGGCTGGCGGCCCCGCATCAACCTCGAAGAGTCCCTCGCCGACATCTGGATGGAAGCGGCATGCCGCATCTGA
- a CDS encoding MGMT family protein translates to MSEENLPGDARAEHADALPEYAERVLDVTEMIPPGRVMTYGDVAEWLEEGGPRQVGRVMALYGGAVPWWRVVRADGVLLPGHELRALARYRAEGTPLKEASRAAEGHLPRLDMRRARWDGAERAKGHT, encoded by the coding sequence ATGAGCGAGGAGAACCTTCCCGGGGACGCCCGCGCGGAGCACGCCGACGCCCTGCCGGAGTACGCCGAGCGGGTCCTCGACGTCACGGAGATGATCCCGCCCGGGCGCGTGATGACGTACGGCGACGTCGCCGAGTGGCTGGAGGAGGGCGGGCCGCGCCAGGTCGGCCGCGTGATGGCGCTCTACGGCGGAGCCGTTCCCTGGTGGCGCGTCGTCCGCGCGGACGGCGTCCTGCTGCCCGGCCACGAACTGCGCGCCCTGGCGCGGTACCGCGCGGAGGGCACGCCGCTGAAGGAGGCGAGCCGGGCCGCCGAGGGTCACCTGCCGCGGCTCGACATGCGACGGGCGCGGTGGGACGGCGCCGAACGTGCGAAGGGTCACACCTGA
- the moeZ gene encoding adenylyltransferase/sulfurtransferase MoeZ translates to MSLPPLVEPASELTVDEVRRYSRHLIIPDVGMDGQKRLKNAKVLCVGAGGLGSPALMYLAAAGVGTLGIVEFDEVDESNLQRQIIHSQSDIGRSKAESARDSVQGINPYVNVILHEERLEADNVMDIFSQYDLIVDGTDNFATRYLVNDACVLLNKPYVWGSIYRFDGQASVFWSEHGPCYRCLYPEPPPPGMVPSCAEGGVLGVLCASIGSIQVNEAIKLLAGIGEPLVGRLMIYDALEMQYRQVKVRKDPGCAVCGENPTVTELIDYEAFCGVVSEEAQAAAADSTITPKQLKEWIDDGENIEIIDVREQNEYEIVSIPGARLIPKNEFLMGSALEGLPQDKKIVLHCKTGVRSAEVLAVLKSAGFADAVHVGGGVIGWVNQIEPHKPVY, encoded by the coding sequence GTGTCGCTGCCACCCCTGGTTGAGCCAGCCTCTGAGCTCACCGTAGACGAGGTCCGCAGGTACTCCCGCCACCTGATCATCCCCGACGTGGGGATGGACGGGCAGAAGCGGCTGAAGAACGCGAAGGTGCTCTGCGTGGGCGCCGGCGGCCTGGGCTCGCCGGCCCTGATGTACCTGGCCGCGGCGGGCGTGGGCACGCTCGGCATCGTGGAGTTCGACGAGGTCGACGAGTCGAACCTGCAGCGCCAGATCATCCACAGCCAGTCCGACATCGGCCGCTCCAAGGCCGAGTCCGCGCGGGACAGTGTCCAGGGCATCAACCCGTACGTGAACGTGATCCTTCACGAGGAGCGGCTCGAGGCCGACAACGTGATGGACATCTTCAGCCAGTACGACCTGATCGTCGACGGCACGGACAACTTCGCGACCCGCTACCTGGTGAACGACGCCTGCGTGCTGCTGAACAAGCCGTACGTGTGGGGATCCATCTACCGCTTCGACGGCCAGGCCTCCGTGTTCTGGTCCGAGCACGGCCCCTGCTACCGCTGCCTCTACCCGGAGCCCCCGCCCCCCGGCATGGTCCCCTCCTGCGCCGAGGGCGGCGTCCTCGGCGTGCTGTGCGCGTCCATCGGCTCCATCCAGGTCAACGAGGCGATCAAGCTGCTCGCCGGCATCGGCGAGCCGCTGGTCGGCCGACTGATGATCTACGACGCCCTGGAGATGCAGTACCGCCAGGTGAAGGTCCGCAAGGACCCCGGCTGCGCGGTCTGCGGTGAGAACCCCACCGTCACCGAGCTCATCGACTACGAGGCCTTCTGCGGCGTCGTCTCCGAGGAGGCCCAGGCGGCGGCCGCCGACTCGACGATCACTCCCAAGCAGCTCAAGGAGTGGATCGACGACGGCGAGAACATCGAGATCATCGACGTCCGCGAGCAGAACGAGTACGAGATCGTCTCGATCCCGGGCGCTCGTCTCATCCCGAAGAACGAGTTCCTCATGGGCTCCGCCCTGGAGGGACTGCCGCAGGACAAGAAGATCGTCCTGCATTGCAAGACGGGTGTCCGCAGTGCGGAAGTCCTGGCGGTCCTCAAGTCCGCGGGCTTCGCCGACGCCGTCCACGTCGGCGGCGGCGTCATCGGCTGGGTCAACCAGATCGAACCGCACAAGCCGGTCTACTGA
- a CDS encoding alpha/beta hydrolase — MVRFVRWAALGAAAALLVSGCDSPGDGRDDRSDRSVNGSEKLDWGRCEATADSPAPGDEWQCATLQVPLDWAKPKGETIGIALIRAKATGDDRIGSLLFNFGGPGGSGVSMMPSYASTVSSLRERYDLVSFDPRGVAASEGVRCRDDEEIQAAEAEVDATPDTPAEERAFLADAADFGKGCQESAGELMAHVSTTDTARDMDLIRQALGDAKMHYFGISYGTELGGVYAHLFPQKVGRMVLDAVVDPSADAVGHARNQTLGFQRALDDYLESTGQDPAEGSRELAELLDRIDARPLPTSTPGRKLTQTLALTGIVLPLYSKDGWPSLTSALEAAEEGDGSELLALADGYNERDASGRYGTTTHSQRVISCLDDRQRPTPAQTKALLPEFEKISPVFGSFLGWDTAGWCHDWPVPGQHDTPEVSAPGAAPILTVGNTGDPATPVEGARRMADELGKDVGVVLTWNGEGHGAYGSGSDCVDSTVDAYLLDGTVPRDGTVCD, encoded by the coding sequence ATGGTTCGTTTCGTACGGTGGGCGGCGCTCGGTGCCGCCGCCGCGCTGCTGGTGTCGGGCTGTGACTCGCCCGGCGACGGCCGGGACGACCGGTCCGACCGGTCCGTCAACGGCTCGGAGAAGCTCGACTGGGGCCGCTGCGAGGCGACTGCGGACTCCCCCGCCCCCGGCGACGAGTGGCAGTGCGCGACGCTCCAGGTGCCGCTGGACTGGGCGAAGCCGAAGGGCGAGACGATAGGGATAGCGCTGATCCGCGCCAAGGCCACCGGTGACGACCGCATCGGCTCGCTCCTGTTCAACTTCGGCGGCCCCGGCGGTTCGGGCGTGTCCATGATGCCGTCGTACGCCTCCACGGTCTCCTCCTTGCGCGAGCGGTACGACCTGGTGAGCTTCGACCCGCGCGGTGTCGCCGCCAGCGAAGGCGTGCGGTGCCGCGACGACGAGGAGATCCAGGCCGCCGAGGCGGAGGTGGACGCCACCCCTGACACCCCGGCCGAGGAGAGGGCGTTCCTCGCGGACGCCGCGGACTTCGGCAAGGGCTGCCAGGAGTCCGCCGGGGAACTCATGGCGCACGTGTCCACCACCGACACCGCCCGCGACATGGATCTGATACGCCAGGCGCTCGGCGACGCGAAGATGCATTACTTCGGCATCTCGTACGGCACCGAACTCGGCGGCGTCTACGCCCATCTGTTCCCGCAGAAGGTCGGTCGCATGGTGCTGGACGCGGTCGTCGACCCGAGCGCCGACGCGGTGGGGCACGCCAGGAATCAGACGCTGGGCTTCCAGCGCGCGCTGGACGACTACCTGGAGTCGACGGGCCAGGACCCGGCGGAGGGCTCGCGCGAACTCGCCGAGCTGCTGGACCGCATCGACGCCCGGCCGCTGCCCACGTCCACCCCCGGCCGCAAGCTCACCCAGACGCTCGCCCTCACCGGCATCGTGCTGCCCCTGTACAGCAAGGACGGCTGGCCCAGCCTGACCAGCGCCCTGGAGGCGGCCGAGGAGGGCGACGGCTCGGAGCTGCTGGCACTCGCCGACGGCTACAACGAGCGGGACGCCTCGGGGCGCTACGGCACCACGACCCATTCCCAGCGCGTCATATCGTGCCTGGACGACCGGCAGCGTCCGACGCCCGCGCAGACGAAGGCGCTGCTGCCCGAGTTCGAGAAGATCTCGCCCGTCTTCGGGAGCTTCCTGGGCTGGGACACGGCCGGCTGGTGCCACGACTGGCCGGTGCCCGGACAGCACGACACCCCGGAGGTGAGCGCTCCCGGCGCCGCGCCGATCCTCACGGTGGGCAACACCGGCGACCCGGCGACCCCCGTCGAGGGCGCCCGCAGGATGGCCGACGAACTCGGCAAGGACGTCGGCGTGGTCCTCACCTGGAACGGCGAGGGCCACGGCGCCTACGGCAGCGGCAGCGACTGCGTCGACTCGACGGTGGACGCCTACCTGCTCGACGGCACGGTCCCGAGGGACGGCACGGTCTGCGACTGA
- a CDS encoding alpha/beta hydrolase, with amino-acid sequence MPSPSLLRATAVTVSALLLASLLAGCSDDTAEDEDLARQQLDWKDCPAPSRAQGGGTPPSPLPNGEEWQCATLKVPRDWDDPEGDTIGLALIRARASGGEDRRIGSLIFNFGGPGGSGVTTLPAFGNDYAHLRTRYDLVSFDPRGVGRSAPVLCEDDQQLDAFFQQDATPDDAAERTELLENVRDFNEACEKNSAKMLPHVLTTDAARDMDLMRQVLGDDELHYFGISYGTELGGVYAHLFPRNVGRAVFDAVVDPTQTPEQGSLGQARGFQRALGNFAENCVSKAEDCPIGDSAQDVEDRIAQLLRDLDSRPIDGIFPRELTQTAATSGIAQALYSQEFWDYLTEGLDQAYDGDGQVLMLLSDTMTGRRTNGEYSNLTAANVAISCADDRPRYDAAHVERRLPEFRRASPLFGEYLAWGMVGCVDWPVPGAAEHPDVSAPGAPPILVVGNTGDPATPYEGARKMARALGQGVGVELTYEGQGHGAYDSKNKCVQDAVNGYLLDGKVPAAGTVCR; translated from the coding sequence ATGCCGAGCCCCTCCCTGCTGCGCGCCACGGCCGTGACCGTCTCCGCCCTCCTGCTGGCCTCCCTGCTGGCGGGGTGCTCCGACGACACGGCCGAGGACGAGGACCTGGCGAGGCAGCAGCTCGACTGGAAGGACTGCCCGGCACCGTCCCGGGCGCAGGGCGGCGGCACGCCCCCGTCGCCGCTGCCGAACGGCGAGGAGTGGCAGTGCGCCACTTTGAAGGTGCCCCGCGACTGGGACGATCCCGAGGGCGACACCATCGGGCTGGCACTGATCCGGGCGAGGGCGAGCGGCGGCGAGGACCGCCGCATCGGCTCGCTGATCTTCAACTTCGGCGGCCCCGGCGGCTCGGGCGTCACCACGCTGCCGGCCTTCGGCAACGACTACGCGCACCTGCGCACACGCTACGACCTGGTGAGCTTCGACCCGCGCGGGGTGGGCCGCAGTGCCCCCGTGCTGTGCGAGGACGATCAGCAGCTCGACGCCTTCTTCCAGCAGGACGCGACGCCCGACGACGCGGCCGAGCGCACCGAACTGCTCGAGAACGTGCGTGACTTCAACGAGGCCTGCGAGAAGAACTCCGCGAAGATGCTGCCGCACGTGCTCACCACCGACGCGGCCCGGGACATGGACCTGATGCGCCAGGTCCTCGGCGACGACGAGCTGCACTACTTCGGCATCTCCTACGGCACCGAACTCGGCGGGGTCTACGCCCATCTGTTCCCGCGGAACGTCGGCCGCGCCGTCTTCGATGCCGTCGTCGACCCCACCCAGACGCCCGAACAGGGCTCCCTCGGGCAGGCCAGGGGCTTCCAGCGGGCGCTCGGCAACTTCGCCGAGAACTGCGTGTCGAAGGCGGAGGACTGCCCGATCGGGGACAGCGCACAGGACGTCGAGGACCGGATCGCGCAGCTGCTCAGGGACCTCGACAGCAGGCCCATCGACGGCATCTTCCCGCGTGAGCTGACCCAGACCGCGGCGACCAGCGGCATCGCCCAGGCCCTGTATTCGCAGGAGTTCTGGGACTACCTGACCGAGGGTCTCGACCAGGCGTACGACGGCGACGGTCAGGTCCTGATGCTGCTGTCCGACACGATGACCGGACGCAGGACCAACGGCGAGTACAGCAACCTCACCGCGGCGAACGTCGCCATCAGCTGCGCCGACGACAGACCGCGGTACGACGCGGCGCACGTGGAGCGGCGGCTGCCCGAGTTCCGGCGGGCGTCACCGCTGTTCGGGGAGTATCTCGCCTGGGGCATGGTCGGCTGCGTCGACTGGCCGGTGCCGGGCGCCGCCGAGCATCCCGACGTGAGCGCGCCGGGTGCGCCGCCGATCCTGGTCGTGGGCAACACCGGCGACCCGGCGACACCGTACGAGGGCGCCCGGAAGATGGCACGGGCCCTGGGCCAGGGCGTCGGGGTGGAGCTGACGTACGAGGGGCAGGGGCACGGCGCGTACGACAGCAAGAACAAGTGCGTGCAGGACGCCGTGAACGGCTATCTGCTGGACGGCAAGGTGCCGGCAGCCGGCACCGTCTGCCGCTGA
- a CDS encoding lysylphosphatidylglycerol synthase transmembrane domain-containing protein — translation MKQQGVHPEDADSTSDASSRPDTADADTGDPDTGDADTAAAEGAEGQGPRKSSGRQSRWNSAGDPQDPRAAGNGGPGEPAAPGGSEDGSGGVDGPGPGTPTDEVEGDEPLLPARVHRPSDLMRLLVGVLAVAVLLAIAAFAHGTTSGLEQDITKGTGQAPDLLIKIAGLASSIAILLVPVAFAIERLIKRDGLRIADGVLAAVLAHGVTLATDLWVAKAAPDSIQEALTQPSPGDIHALTDPVHGYLAPVIAYMTAVGMSRRPRWRAVLWIVLLLDAFSMLVTGYTTPFSIILTVLIGWTVAYGTLYAVGSPNVRPTGRTLMAGLRTVGFRPVSAARQDTADAADGGDRGRRYFVTLEDGPPLDVTVVDREQQAQGFFYRVWRNLTLRGFATRRSLQSLRQALEQEALLAYAAIAAGANAPKLIATSELGPDAVMLVYEHTGGHTLDSLPDEEITDELLRHTWHQVRALQSRRIAHRRLAGDAILVDRSGTVILTDLRGGEIAAGDLLLRMDVAQLMTTLALRVGAERAVASAVEVLGPDAVADCLPMLQPIALTRSTRATLRRLARERAEREREAVLEASRQAKLARVEAAGDEEAAAVVEKPGKKAVRAQARAEKRAIDEALEEAREEDLLTQIRHEVLRIRPQAPVEPARLERVRPRTLISFIAGAIGAYFLLTQLTHIEFGPLVANAEWGWVAAAVLFSALSYVAAAMSLLGFVPERVPFPRTVAAQVAGSFVKIVAPAAVGGVALNTRFLQRAGVRPGLAVASVGASQLFGLGCHILMLLSFGYLTGTEKTPSLSPSRTVIAGLLTVAVLVLVVTSVPFLRKFVVTRVRSLFAGVVPRMLDVLQRPQKLMTGIGGMLLLTACFVMCLDASIRAFGDDTTSISIASVAVVFLAGNALGSAAPTPGGVGAVEATLTVGLIAVGLPSEVAAPSVLLFRLLTLWLPVLPGWLAFNHLTRKGAL, via the coding sequence ATGAAGCAGCAGGGTGTGCACCCGGAGGACGCGGACAGCACCTCTGATGCGTCGTCGCGCCCGGACACCGCCGACGCGGACACCGGCGACCCGGACACCGGTGACGCGGACACCGCCGCCGCCGAGGGCGCGGAAGGGCAGGGCCCGCGGAAGAGTTCCGGCCGGCAGTCGCGGTGGAACTCCGCCGGGGATCCGCAGGACCCACGTGCCGCGGGGAACGGCGGTCCCGGTGAGCCCGCCGCTCCCGGCGGCTCCGAGGACGGATCCGGCGGCGTCGACGGCCCCGGCCCCGGCACCCCGACCGACGAGGTCGAGGGCGACGAACCACTGCTCCCCGCGCGCGTGCACCGCCCGTCGGATCTGATGCGGCTCCTGGTGGGCGTGCTCGCCGTCGCCGTGCTGCTGGCGATCGCCGCGTTCGCGCACGGCACCACCTCGGGCCTCGAGCAGGACATCACCAAGGGCACCGGCCAGGCTCCCGACCTGCTCATCAAGATCGCGGGGCTGGCGTCCAGCATCGCGATCCTGCTGGTGCCGGTCGCCTTCGCGATCGAGCGGCTGATCAAGCGCGACGGGCTGCGGATCGCGGACGGCGTGCTCGCGGCCGTCCTCGCCCACGGTGTGACACTGGCCACCGACCTCTGGGTCGCCAAGGCCGCCCCGGACTCCATCCAGGAGGCCCTGACCCAGCCCTCCCCCGGCGACATCCACGCCCTGACCGACCCGGTGCACGGCTATCTCGCCCCGGTGATCGCGTACATGACGGCCGTGGGCATGTCCCGCAGACCGCGCTGGCGGGCGGTGCTGTGGATCGTGCTGCTCCTCGACGCCTTCTCGATGCTGGTCACCGGCTACACCACGCCGTTCTCGATCATCCTGACCGTGCTGATCGGCTGGACCGTCGCCTACGGCACCCTGTACGCGGTCGGCTCGCCCAATGTCCGGCCCACGGGACGGACGCTGATGGCGGGCCTGCGGACCGTCGGATTCCGCCCGGTGAGCGCGGCCCGTCAGGACACCGCCGACGCGGCCGACGGCGGCGACCGCGGGCGGCGTTACTTCGTCACCCTGGAGGACGGCCCGCCGCTGGACGTCACGGTCGTCGACCGCGAACAGCAGGCGCAGGGGTTCTTCTACCGGGTGTGGCGGAACCTGACCCTGCGCGGCTTCGCCACCCGCCGCAGCCTCCAGTCGCTGCGCCAGGCCCTGGAGCAGGAGGCCCTGCTCGCGTACGCCGCCATCGCGGCCGGCGCCAACGCGCCGAAGCTGATCGCGACATCCGAGCTCGGCCCCGACGCGGTGATGCTCGTCTACGAGCACACCGGCGGACACACCCTCGACTCCCTGCCCGACGAGGAGATCACCGACGAGCTGTTGCGCCACACGTGGCACCAGGTGCGGGCGCTGCAGTCGCGGCGGATCGCGCACCGCAGGCTCGCCGGCGACGCGATCCTGGTGGATCGTTCCGGCACGGTGATCCTCACCGATCTGCGAGGCGGTGAGATCGCGGCCGGCGACCTGCTGCTGCGCATGGACGTCGCCCAGCTGATGACCACCCTCGCGCTGCGGGTCGGTGCCGAGCGGGCGGTGGCCTCCGCCGTCGAGGTGCTCGGGCCGGACGCGGTGGCCGACTGTCTGCCGATGCTCCAGCCCATCGCCCTGACCCGCTCCACGCGCGCGACACTGCGCCGGCTGGCCCGGGAGCGGGCCGAGCGGGAGCGCGAGGCGGTCCTCGAGGCGTCGCGGCAGGCCAAGCTGGCCCGCGTGGAGGCGGCCGGGGACGAAGAGGCCGCGGCCGTCGTTGAGAAGCCCGGCAAGAAGGCCGTGCGGGCGCAGGCCCGGGCCGAGAAGCGGGCCATCGACGAGGCGCTGGAGGAGGCGCGCGAGGAGGACCTGCTCACCCAGATCCGGCACGAGGTGCTGCGGATCAGGCCGCAGGCACCGGTGGAACCCGCCCGCCTGGAACGGGTCCGGCCGCGCACGCTGATCAGTTTCATCGCCGGTGCCATCGGCGCGTACTTCCTGCTGACGCAGCTCACCCACATCGAGTTCGGCCCGCTCGTGGCCAACGCCGAGTGGGGGTGGGTGGCGGCGGCGGTGCTGTTCTCGGCGCTGAGCTACGTGGCCGCGGCGATGAGCCTGCTGGGGTTCGTGCCGGAGCGAGTGCCGTTCCCGCGGACCGTGGCGGCGCAGGTCGCGGGATCGTTCGTGAAGATCGTGGCACCGGCCGCGGTCGGCGGGGTGGCGCTGAACACGCGGTTCCTCCAGCGCGCGGGGGTGCGGCCGGGGCTGGCGGTGGCCAGCGTCGGCGCCTCGCAGCTGTTCGGGCTGGGCTGCCACATCCTGATGCTGCTGTCCTTCGGCTATCTGACCGGCACCGAGAAGACACCCTCGCTGTCGCCGTCCCGGACGGTCATCGCGGGTCTGCTGACGGTCGCGGTGCTGGTGCTGGTGGTGACGTCGGTGCCGTTCCTGCGGAAATTCGTCGTCACGCGCGTGAGGTCGCTGTTCGCGGGAGTCGTGCCGCGGATGCTGGACGTGCTCCAGCGGCCCCAGAAGCTGATGACCGGCATCGGCGGCATGCTGCTGCTCACGGCCTGCTTCGTGATGTGCCTGGACGCCTCGATCCGTGCGTTCGGCGACGACACCACCTCGATCAGCATCGCCAGCGTCGCCGTCGTGTTCCTCGCGGGCAACGCGCTCGGCTCCGCGGCGCCGACCCCGGGCGGTGTGGGGGCCGTCGAGGCGACCCTGACGGTCGGCCTGATCGCCGTCGGTCTGCCCAGCGAGGTCGCCGCCCCGTCCGTCCTGCTGTTCCGGCTGCTGACCCTGTGGCTGCCGGTGCTGCCGGGCTGGCTCGCCTTCAACCACCTCACGCGCAAGGGCGCACTGTAG